A genomic stretch from Triplophysa dalaica isolate WHDGS20190420 chromosome 4, ASM1584641v1, whole genome shotgun sequence includes:
- the cd180 gene encoding CD180 antigen, whose amino-acid sequence MKQCSQITDGYDCSDMSLQSIPDEIPDSVQILKFSFNYLPALYNFTFKRLQSLHYLDLTRCGITFVYEDIFIHQTDLQVLILIGNPLVFFASRAFFGLSGLKYLSMAQSNIKSLSDIPSDNLAYLEVLDLRGSDIANLDGLSKFYWRNLKSLQLDMNTIEKITAEDLKPLHGMVGLNISFKANNITSMEPGAFQSMTFGSIDFSGCLGKLDISVLLKGLVGVKTSRLNLGLYETDPKSQISNIALQSFCNISVTDLNLQLQHFSDLNNRTFQCLEGLQKLDLTRSHLNLLPSNLSGLSTLSHLGLDENSFRDVCHINARNFPILTHLSMRSNMKRLDFSSRCLENLGSMEKLDLSLSKVNPIGPCCNDQLFGLGYLKFLNLSYGSPMFWDVQPFNVTPQLEHLDCSHSRYTLNDSSPFSNLQNLRSLNLSWTNSNLTNVQLFKGLKTLQHLSLKGATVQDGVFTQTELFKHVPHLETLILSACGISAIKEDLFKELTHLKQIDVSSNRLLKFSISPFYSLKFLELNFANNSIMMVDVKDVVGLGSQSTVDLSYNPLICNCSNYEFIKWVKDNVIKVRHITETTCNCTGIRIIDVHLKCSVNMPIYAQILVAVAIVFGIICIFQLIRTIRKRYAGYKEL is encoded by the exons ATGAAACAATGCTCTCAG ATAACAGACGGCTATGACTGTAGTGATATGAGCCTACAATCGATTCCAGATGAGATACCAGATTCTGTCCAAATTCTGAAATTCAGCTTCAATTACCTGCCTGCTCTATACAACTTTACTTTCAAAAGGCTACAGAGTTTACATTATTTAGATCTTACAAG ATGCGGCATCACTTTTgtgtatgaagatatttttatacACCAGACAGACCTTCAGGTCCTCATACTCATTGGAAACCCGCTTGTGTTCTTTGCAAGCAGAGCTTTTTTTGGACTCTCAGGCTTGAAATACCTAAGTATGGCTCAGTCAAATATAAAAAGTCTATCAGACATTCCATCGGATAATCTTGCTTATCTGGAGGTTCTAGACCTTAGGGGAAGTGACATTGCCAATTTAGATGGACTAAGCAAATTCTATTGGCGCAACCTGAAGAGTTTACAGCTAGATATGAACACGATTGAGAAAATCACGGCGGAAGATTTAAAACCACTTCACGGTATGGTTGGGTTGAACATTAGCTTCAAAGCCAACAATATTACTTCCATGGAACCAGGTGCCTTTCAGTCAATGACCTTTGGGAGTATTGATTTTAGTGGCTGTCTAGGAAAGCTGGATATTTCTGTACTATTAAAGGGGCTTGTCGGCGTTAAAACCAGCAGGCTTAATCTGGGATTGTACGAAACGGATCCAAAGTCGCAGATATCAAATATAGCACTACAATCATTTTGTAACATCTCAGTGACTGACTTGAATCTACAGCTCCAGCATTTTTCAGACCTGAATAACAGGACGTTTCAGTGCCTCGAAGGACTTCAAAAGCTAGACCTTACCAGAAGCCATCTCAATCTACTGCCCTCTAACCTCTCTGGCCTGTCCACATTGTCTCATCTGGGGCTGGACGAGAACAGCTTTCGGGATGTCTGCCACATCAATGCTAGGAACTTTCCCATTCTTACGCACTTGTCCATGAGATCAAACATGAAGCGACTTGATTTTAGCAGTAGATGCCTGGAGAATCTTGGAAGCATGGAGAAGCTGGATCTCAGCCTTAGTAAAGTAAACCCTATAGGACCTTGTTGTAATGACCAGCTGTTTGGTCTGGGTTATCTGAAGTTTCTAAATCTCAGCTATGGGTCACCCATGTTCTGGGATGTACAGCCTTTCAATGTTACCCCACAACTGGAGCATTTGGACTGCAGCCATTCGAGATACACTCTGAACGACAGCTCACCTTTCAGTAATCTGCAAAATCTTAGAAGTCTAAATCTATCCTGGACAAACAGCAATCTGACAAATGTGCAACTTTTCAAAGGCTTGAAGACTTTGCAACACCTCAGTTTGAAGGGGGCCACCGTTCAAGATGGAGTTTTTACACAAACAGAGCTCTTCAAACATGTTCCTCATTTGGAAACTCTTATTCTGTCTGCATGTGGAATCAGTGCGATAAAAGAAGACCTGTTTAAGGAGCTCACACATCTGAAGCAGATAGACGTCAGTTCAAACAGACTCCTCAAATTCAGCATTTCGCCATTTTACTCATTGAAATTTCTCGAACTTAACTTTGCTAATAACTCCATTATGATGGTGGATGTTAAAGATGTTGTGGGTTTGGGAAGTCAAAGTACTGTCGACCTGAGTTATAATCCTTTGATTTGCAACTGTAGCAACTATGAATTTATTAAATGGGTTAAGGATAATGTTATCAAAGTTAGACATATAACAGAGACGACTTGTAATTGCACAGGAATAAGGATTATTGATGTTCACCTGAAATGTTCAGTAAATATGCCAATATATGCTCAAATTCTCGTTGCGGTTGCTATCGTGTTTGGCATTATCTGCATTTTCCAACTTATCAGGACCATTAGGAAAAGATATGCAGGCTACAAAGAACTATAA